One Bradyrhizobium sp. CCGB12 genomic window carries:
- a CDS encoding HD domain-containing protein produces MPSPVRLISEAAELAALRHNGMARKGRGQEPYINHLAEVASLLATATDGADAELIAAGWLHDTIEDTDTTREELAQRFSARVAALVAECTDDMSLPKAERRRRQVMDAPKKSAGAKLIKIADKISNTAARIQTDPTAEERDDLADYIGWATQVVAGCRGGNAWLDEKFDDAVKAAKALL; encoded by the coding sequence ATGCCCTCACCCGTCCGTCTCATCTCCGAAGCTGCCGAACTCGCCGCGCTCCGCCATAACGGCATGGCGCGCAAGGGGCGAGGCCAGGAGCCCTATATCAATCATCTCGCCGAGGTCGCGAGCCTGCTCGCGACCGCGACCGATGGTGCCGACGCCGAGCTCATTGCGGCCGGCTGGCTGCACGATACGATCGAGGACACCGACACCACGCGCGAGGAGCTGGCGCAGAGGTTTTCCGCGCGCGTCGCTGCCCTCGTCGCCGAGTGCACCGATGACATGAGCCTGCCCAAGGCCGAGCGGCGGCGCCGGCAGGTGATGGACGCACCGAAAAAATCCGCGGGCGCGAAGCTGATCAAGATCGCCGACAAGATCAGCAATACAGCGGCGCGCATTCAAACCGATCCGACTGCCGAGGAGCGCGACGATCTCGCCGATTACATCGGATGGGCGACGCAGGTCGTTGCGGGCTGCCGCGGCGGCAATGCGTGGCTCGACGAGAAATTCGATGATGCCGTGAAAGCAGCGAAGGCCTTGCTGTGA